From Chryseobacterium sp. IHB B 17019, one genomic window encodes:
- a CDS encoding alpha-ketoglutarate-dependent dioxygenase AlkB family protein — protein MDQLSLFNSDEFFQFPKELLEYTEHFLSEKEATELKEILLHQAPWKQRTQKMYDKTVLTPRLTAWYGDSSKLYQLGGNEFNVNQWTPELLSLKQKIEESSGYEFNSVLLNLYRDGNDSVAWHRDKESELGNRPVIASVSLGQARNFDFRKVDDHRQKYSLALPHGSLLIMKGDLQVNWEHRIAKSSKPMKPRINLTFRLIREI, from the coding sequence ATGGATCAGCTTAGCTTATTTAATTCAGATGAATTCTTCCAGTTTCCAAAAGAATTATTGGAATACACGGAACATTTTTTATCTGAAAAAGAAGCAACTGAACTTAAAGAAATCCTGCTTCACCAGGCACCCTGGAAGCAGAGAACCCAAAAAATGTACGATAAAACGGTTCTGACTCCTCGTTTAACGGCCTGGTACGGCGATAGCAGCAAATTATACCAACTGGGAGGCAACGAATTCAATGTCAATCAATGGACTCCTGAGCTGTTGTCTTTAAAGCAAAAAATAGAGGAATCATCCGGCTATGAGTTCAATTCTGTATTACTGAATCTTTATCGTGACGGGAACGACTCCGTTGCATGGCACCGCGACAAAGAAAGTGAGCTGGGAAACCGTCCGGTGATTGCTTCTGTAAGTCTAGGCCAAGCCAGAAATTTTGATTTCAGAAAAGTTGATGATCACCGGCAGAAATACAGTTTGGCCCTCCCACACGGTTCTTTGCTGATTATGAAAGGAGATTTACAGGTGAATTGGGAACATCGTATTGCCAAGTCTTCCAAACCGATGAAACCCAGAATCAACCTTACTTTTCGACTGATCCGGGAGATATAG